The Bombilactobacillus folatiphilus genome has a segment encoding these proteins:
- a CDS encoding DUF5067 domain-containing protein, with translation MNKGHKLTIITLLSAILLSGCDSKFEIGGMKFDIGGNISTDQNHPSATTFQNGIFENRQTKIKILKTQVGHSNKTQSDGLIVTFWIQNKSKHRIKPSALLNYLNFHQSNSSSNYDLRPVFNVAAALFPTINSDGSSTADASTNIGKATDYNQKYVKPLNAQLLPGKSIKVVRGYELNNKKHPVFATAKKDMHNVDSKSVGTSYKINLQDYKN, from the coding sequence ATGAATAAGGGTCACAAATTAACCATCATTACTTTATTATCAGCCATATTATTATCAGGATGTGATTCAAAGTTTGAGATTGGTGGTATGAAATTTGACATTGGCGGCAATATATCTACTGATCAAAACCATCCGTCCGCAACCACTTTTCAGAATGGAATTTTTGAAAATAGGCAAACTAAAATCAAAATTTTAAAAACCCAAGTTGGCCATTCAAACAAAACTCAAAGCGACGGTTTAATCGTTACTTTCTGGATCCAAAACAAATCGAAGCATCGAATTAAACCGTCAGCTTTATTAAACTATCTGAACTTCCACCAAAGCAATAGCAGTTCAAATTATGACTTAAGGCCAGTTTTTAATGTTGCCGCGGCACTCTTTCCCACTATTAATTCAGATGGATCTTCAACAGCAGATGCCAGTACAAATATTGGTAAAGCTACTGACTATAACCAAAAATACGTTAAACCTTTAAACGCTCAATTATTACCTGGTAAAAGCATCAAAGTAGTCCGGGGCTATGAATTAAATAATAAGAAGCATCCGGTTTTTGCTACTGCCAAAAAAGATATGCATAACGTGGATAGTAAGTCTGTAGGAACCTCTTATAAAATCAACTTGCAGGATTATAAAAATTAA
- a CDS encoding TetR/AcrR family transcriptional regulator, translating to MAKLDPRVRKTKSRIQHELVLMLSYQDINDISITKLCNQAQINRSTFYKHYDSTLEVLEEIESEVIQKFEEYLRQQRRKIDVSNREQMWTMYLQLLQFYQSNPDMIQALFVYPINKTFKADLLNFSIQYNTYTDSYYQQAYTIAGGLEMIELWVKRDFDLSPEHLCRLMMEMGPFHDDSSK from the coding sequence ATGGCCAAGTTAGATCCCCGAGTCCGGAAAACGAAATCAAGAATTCAACACGAGTTAGTATTGATGCTCAGTTATCAAGATATTAATGATATTTCTATTACTAAATTGTGTAATCAAGCGCAAATTAACCGTTCGACTTTTTACAAGCATTACGATTCAACCCTTGAAGTCTTGGAAGAAATTGAATCTGAAGTGATTCAAAAATTTGAAGAATATTTACGTCAACAACGTCGGAAGATTGATGTGTCCAATCGTGAACAAATGTGGACGATGTATTTACAGCTGTTGCAGTTTTATCAATCCAATCCAGACATGATTCAAGCTTTGTTTGTGTATCCGATCAATAAAACTTTCAAAGCAGATTTGCTCAATTTTTCGATTCAATACAATACTTATACGGATAGTTATTATCAACAAGCTTATACAATTGCGGGTGGCTTAGAGATGATTGAATTGTGGGTCAAGCGTGACTTTGATTTGTCACCGGAGCATCTTTGTCGGTTAATGATGGAGATGGGACCATTTCATGATGATTCTTCCAAGTAA
- a CDS encoding 2-keto-4-pentenoate hydratase, which yields MTDFNDLTDDQMSLAENLYQAYENHQPLDQAKYAKVLDDEDTAYQVQQYLMQLKNEPIGGYKVSLTSEETQKMFDSQNPLYGVQVVSHFVPSPSHFRTSQLMDPLAEVELMFTATQDLQPNDSLEDLMRKTTIAPDIEVPDSRFSDWFPDLSKYLVVADAAVGGYVVYGRQVPTTQAFASVDAVTQVTCELLHDGQTLKTGAATEVLSNPLLSLQWLVQKLAAQGVQFLAGQRVSSGTFLLPERVTTGQWQAEFNHDLGDVELTVQ from the coding sequence ATGACCGATTTTAACGATTTAACAGACGACCAAATGAGTTTAGCAGAGAATTTATATCAAGCTTATGAAAATCATCAGCCGTTAGACCAAGCTAAATATGCAAAAGTTTTGGATGATGAGGATACGGCTTACCAGGTTCAACAATATTTAATGCAACTAAAAAATGAACCGATTGGTGGCTACAAGGTGTCTTTGACGAGTGAGGAAACTCAAAAAATGTTTGATTCTCAAAATCCGCTATATGGTGTGCAAGTAGTTAGTCATTTCGTACCATCACCTTCGCATTTTCGAACTTCACAACTGATGGATCCACTAGCCGAGGTGGAATTGATGTTTACAGCCACGCAAGATTTACAACCAAATGATAGCTTAGAAGATTTAATGCGAAAAACGACGATAGCCCCCGACATTGAGGTTCCTGATTCCCGTTTTTCGGATTGGTTTCCCGATTTGTCTAAGTACTTAGTGGTTGCTGACGCAGCTGTGGGCGGGTACGTTGTTTATGGCCGACAAGTTCCCACCACTCAAGCTTTTGCCTCAGTTGATGCCGTTACGCAAGTAACTTGTGAATTATTGCATGACGGTCAAACACTCAAGACAGGTGCTGCAACAGAAGTTTTGAGTAACCCATTGTTGTCTTTACAATGGTTGGTACAGAAACTGGCGGCTCAAGGTGTTCAATTTTTAGCAGGACAGCGTGTTTCCAGCGGAACTTTTTTGTTGCCGGAACGTGTCACTACAGGTCAATGGCAGGCCGAATTTAATCATGATTTAGGTGATGTAGAGTTGACAGTGCAGTAA